Below is a genomic region from Equus quagga isolate Etosha38 chromosome 17, UCLA_HA_Equagga_1.0, whole genome shotgun sequence.
aCAGGGAAACATCATACCCATTCCACCTATCTTAGGTCTCCTGTGAGGAAGGAAGGCACTGATGGGAGTTTGGAGAAATCATGCTCTTCAAGAACACacctttattattttactttagtttACAGCACAGTGCACAGAGGGTCAAGCAGGACTAGGGCTCCTAAGAACACTTCCCAAGGACTGTTTCTAGATATGATTTTTGAGGATTAGCTGTATCAGAACCACTTGGGATGCCTGTTAACAGTGTAGATGCCTGCATCCCATGGCAGAGGCACTGCATCACAATTTGTGGGGGTGGGACTGCAGTActcacattttaaacaaattcccTGGGTAATTAttatgcacactgaagtttgaggaCCAGTGATCTGGAGGAGAAGCTGGGCACCATTAAGGATTTGCTCAGTTTGCCTGGTAGAAGTCTGTTTACGACTTGCCCACACCTGCCTCTCCAACGTTTCATCTCATGATTCCCCGCTTGCACCATTCTGCTTTTCAAATGGTGAAATTTCAGAGTCACCAATTACAGTGTGTCTTGGCAATGGGGAGCAAAAGCTTGTGCTGACAAAACAGCCTCATTCTTGTCATCAGGATATAGCCACTTAGCATGGCATTGTTCAAAATCGTTGACAAAGTTCCCAACTGACATATAGGAAACCTGCAAAGAAATACATTCCCTTTGGTACAAGGCAGGCATGAGGCAAGACTAGGAATCAGCCCAATAAGGCCCAAGTAAGTGATGGCAGGATGTGGGATAGGGCTTtgggaatttgaaattaaagagaaatcttCAAGCATGTTAGATGCCTTGTTAGGAAGTCTCAGGAAGATAAATTGCCTGCCCCTGGAGACTCACCTCAGGAGCCAGTTATGGCACGATACTGGGGCAGTGAATATAGAGAGCACCACTAACAAGGTCTAGTACTGGATGAGGAAGAAAGGCTGGTCCCCCAGCCCTGATATATTGGACTGAAAAAATTCTTAGGGAACTCTAGTGTCAGGGATGTATTGTTTTGTCAAGGGTGAGAGGAAAGATAGAGACTCTGTGAAGTGAGAATAAGACAGAGAGATTCTGGAAGTGACCCCATAGCAACCAGGTTGCTATGATTATGGACTCATGCTGTATTGTTGTTTATTGAAAGGGAACAAAGACAAGGTAACTAAAATCCACAGAGgaaaagtgacttgcccagggtcacacatcTAGTGTGGGTGAACTGGAACCCAGGGTTCCTCTGGATGGGAAGGTCACTGGCagaggaaacaataaacaaaggaAGAAGGCAATAGTGAAGTAGAATTCAAGTGAGGATGGTTCATGCTCAGCTCATGGCTTCCAaacctaatttcttttctttgttgtcatCCCTAATGGTTCACCTCAGTGTTGGCCTGGGTGCTGGTGCACTGGGTAATCAAATACAATCAAAGCCCTCCTTAACAGCCCTGTTCTATTACTGTATTAAGGACCCCGAGTACATTAATCTAGATTCCTCCAACAGTGCTTCACAATACCCAGCCGCAGaaatatttctgctttcaagGGTGGATACAGTTTATTATAAATCTACGACTTTTATTAGGGACTGTGAGAATAACCAAACAAGACTTAAGGAGCTTTGTTTGGCACTAAAAGAAGCTTATGCTTGCTCTTTTCATTCCAAGGTCAATGCTAGTACTTACTAAAAACTCCAAATAAGCCAACCAACTCTACTTAGGATTACAGCTGTCTGTTCAACACGCGTGTTGTTAGACTGAGAACAGAAATATCCCAATAAGCAGAGCCCATTGCTGATTGCTAACGGATTTTTTTGGTTCATGCTGTTTTGTTCATAGAATAtaaattttccttccttaaagtgtttgtttaaaattttaaatagccgCCATCTATATGTGGAGTGCTTTTAGCTTTCCAATGCACTTGTGCATCTGTTTTAATCTATGCATTAACCTTATCTCATCAGTAGGGCACATATTATGATCCCCTTttggcagaagaggaaattgatgttcagagaggttaagtgtcttGCATAAGATCAAACAGCTAATTGGAGACAGAGTTGCAAATACAAGAGCTGACTTGTGAGTCAGAGAATCATTTGCTCTCCACTCAGTATAATAGAAGCATTCATcacttttaatcttctttttggtgagctctatttttatccatttccACATTAGCCTGAAAAATTTGTTGAAGTCAAGTGTCTACATTTCAGATGctcaatttaaagatttttacttGAAGTGACTTGAACTTCTCTTCAGGGATCCCCTCACCTGGCTTTTTTGTCTTAGCCCTCGCAGGTAAACCACTGAATGGATGGCTGGGAGGAACTACACTGTGGTGACAGAGTTCTTCCTGATTGCATTCACTGAACATCCTGAGTGGGGTCTTCCTCTCTTCTTGGTATTTCTGAGTTTCTATCTACTCACTCTGCTGGGGAACTTGGCAATGATCATCCTGATCCACAAAGATCACCAGCTCCACACCCcaatgtacttcttcctcagtCACCTTTCCTTCATGGACATCTGCTACTCCTCCGTCATCGTCCCTCAGATGCTGGCTGTGCTGCTGGAACATGGCACAGCCATCTCCCAAGCTCGCTGCGCaattcagtttttcctcttcACATTCTGTGCTTCCCTTGACTGCTACCTCTTGGCAatcatggcctatgaccgctatgtggccgtGTGCCGACCCCTGCTTTATGTCACCATCATGACTGAGAGGGCCCGCTTGGGCTTAGTGGCTGGAGCTTACATTGCCGGTTTTTCTAGTGCCTTTATTCGAACGGTTACAGCTTTCAGTCTCTCCTTTTGTGGAAACAATGAGATCAACTTTATTTTCTGTGACCTTCCTCCTCTGTTAAAACTCAGCTGTAGGGACAGCTACACTCAGGAGGTGGTGATTATTGTGTTTGCCATTTTTGTCATGCCTGCTTGTATACTGGTGATCTTGGTGTCCTACCTATTTATCATTGTGTCTGTCATGCAGATCCGCACTGCTGGAGGCTGGGCCAAGACCTTCTCgacctgtgcctcccacctcacTGCTGTGGCTCTCTTTTTCGGGACCCTTATCTTCATGTATCTGCGAGATAACTCAGGCCAGTCCTCAGAGGAAGACCGAGTAGTGTCGGTGCTGTATACAGTGGTGACGCCAATGCTCAACCCCCTCATATATAGTCTGAGGAATAAGGAGGTAAAAGAGGCTGTTAGGAAAGCCCTGAGCAGGTCAAAAACTTCTGGATGGCCGTAGAAGGACTCTTGTCAAATATGTCTGTCATTCCTTAATTTCCCCatcctttctgtctttcctcaaATATCACCAACTTGCAGAGATAAGTAGGGAGACAACCCTACTTAAAATTGCACCCGAACTCTCTAGCTCCACTTTCTGATTTATTATTCTATGTAATATTTGTCACTCTCTGATGTACtatgttttacatatttgatATTCTCtaattctcaccaaaaaagtaaacTACATGAGAGTAAGCATTTTTATCTGTGAGATTCCTTTCTGTTTGCCCAATGCCTACCAAAGCACCTGGCATATAAGAAGCACtcgataaacatttgttgaatgaatgaattaatctcAAGTTCCAGTGTCTACCTTTAAGTTCCAACTTCCCCAgtcctcagttttcctatctgccAAGTAGGTTACCTACCCTATAGGACTATATTTTTGAGAATCCAATGCGTGAAtgggcagagaccatgtctgtcttgttcactagTATCTGTTGAAGGTAGTGCATTGTCCAGCATAACAAATACTTGATGAGTgataaaaaaatacttataaaatcaAAAAGCTGTCTACAAATGCAACTAACGTTTTGATCCAAATGGATTTTCTAAATCCCatcattatttattctttcattgtttccctttttattgtttctgtatttttttttttaagattttattttttcctttttctccccaaagctccccggtacatagttgtgtattcttcgttgtgggttcctctagttgtggcatgtgggacgctgcctcagtgtggtctgatgagcagtgccatgtccgcgcccaggattcgaaccgatgaaacactgggccgcctgcagcggagcgcgcgaacttaaccactcggccacggggccagccccgtattgtttctgtattttttaaattaatgataattataaTAGATAGAAACATTTATTATGAACTTATCACCTTCTAGGAATTGGGATGTTCGCTACAGGAattatctgatttaattctcacagcccTATGAGGCATGTTCTCTTATTATCCCTGCTTTACAGGTAGATGAGGCAcctgagacttagagaggttgagtaattttcccaaggtcagcatgcaagtggcagagtcaggctTCTACCCTACTTGAGCCTGAGCTCATAATTGCCATACACACAGTCAGTCTCCTGCTGCCCACTACATATAATCACTCAGTCTGGAATTTATTGTTgttgcacttttatttttccttttacctggtgaagaaaagataaaagtgcAATCTGTAAAGGTAGGAGATAGtcaacaataattattttatacacCTGATGCACTAGTATTGTGTAATGTGAGAATTAGTGTCAGTGTGTGTGTTCATATAGTTGTGTGTGAGAAAATGAGGTGTGTAGATTAAATCAACGGCAGCTTCTGAACTCTaggaattttcattttaaggaCATATGACAAAAACTTTAGAAAAGAGTCGAGTGGGCTTGTTTAGGAAAAGATATAGGGATAAAACATCACTTATGGCCAAGAGATTTGGGTTCACACATCAGCCTTTGTTTGTGTTTGTACAAATCACTTAAAAACTACAGAGCAGGGTGAAGCAACTCCACAGAGTGCATCTTTGGGgccatttttcaaatattaactaCCATGAAAATGTTCCCCTGACAGATCAACTTCTGTAGTAGGTGATAGAGGCATTTGTTGTGTAGAAAGAGCTCAGAATTTGGTACCAAAGTGTCCAGTCTGTCACTTCTTAGCTGCATGGCTTCAGGTTTGTTGGCCTATCAGCTTGCTTTCTCAACTGTGAAATAAAACTTAAAGAGCATTTACTCTTGGCCAGATTTTATATGTATCTCATTCATTCTCACGATAATTTGGTGCACATGGGAAATGGAAGATGCTAGGTGAAGTTCTCTGAACATTAATTAGTGCTATTATGGTGGTTGTCACAGGCTCCATGCCCCAGTGAGCATCAATGGCCAGAGGGACCCATAGCTGATCAGTAAATCTCTTCATTTCAGAGCTGTCTGGAATAGCCTCTCCTGGGCTGAGATCAGCCTTGATCCAGACACCTCCAGTAATGGAGAGttcactaataatttttaaatttaactcaaATTAATGTAAACTTAAATGTACACTTAAACTAACATCAGGCCCTATGCTAAAACCTTTACATGAATCATTTATTTTAGTCCTCCTGACAACTTAAGTTGAAAGTAATTATTATTGACCTCATTTATCAAAAGTAAGAAATAAGACCCAGGGAGGTtatataacttgcccaagttatACAGCAACAAAGTGGTAGACAAGGCAATATTTAAAGTGTGTACTCTTAAATAATATACACTCTTCTGcatttttccctatttctcccaGGCCCATTCTCAGGTGCATTTTGCTTCAGAAGTGTCTGGATTTTGGCTGCCTTCTTGGTCTCAATGTTGGATATGTCTGTGCTTGAGTGGGTGCATCTTCTGGCCTGACATAAATATGAAGTTCATGAAACTCACCTTTGCCCTCTTGTAGGTCAATGAGGAGGATCCAGGAGAATTCCCAGTTCCCACAGAAACAGCAAGATAGGTTAAGATGAACTATTGCCTTCTGAAGATCTTCCAGAGCAACTCTTGAGTCAAACCTTCCTCCAGTATGTAGTTCATCAGTATAGTGTTCCAAGTAGTCATAAATCTTGTCTTCAtgtcttcttttcaattttcagtGATCACCTAAGAATGCAAAattcctttgttatttcttaCCATCTAATAGCATTAACCTTTGTTATTTCTTACCCTCTAATAgcattaaaacatatattttattattttgtgctATCATCtatcagttatttaaaaaaatttttttttgaggaagattagccctgagctaactgctgccaatcctcccacTTTTGCTGaagaatactggccctgagctaacatctgtgcccatgttcctctactttatatgtgggatgcctaccacagcatggcttgcctagtggtgccatgttcgcaacTGGGGTCTGAACCatcgaacctgggccgccaaagcggaacatgtgcacttaaccactgtgccatcaggccatCCCCAATcagtcatttttatattatttatcatcTCATAAGATACCACTCAAAGGATGTGTCTGAAGTCCCTCCTGATTtgctaagactttttaaaaacagtccttgacttttaatttttgagacATGTTTGACTACtgttcaatctctttgcttgtgattggtctattcagagtctctatttcttcttgggtcagttttgggaggttgtataagtctaataatttatctgtttctcctaGATTGTcctatttgttggcatatagtttttatttgtacttcttataatcctttgtatttctgtggtgtctgttgcaatttctcctcttttctaatttcatttatttgagccttctctcttttttcttagtgagtctgactaaaggtttgtcaattttgtttatcttctccaagaaccagctcttagtttcgttgcttctttctactgtttttttttgtgtttcaatttcatttatttctgctcaatttttatctcccttcttctgctgactttgggctttctttgttcttctttttctagttctcttagctgtagtttaagattgcttatttgagatttttcttgtttgttaaggtgagcctgtatcactatgaatttccttcttagggCCACTTTTACTGCATCCTGTATGAGTTGGtatagtgtattttcattttctcttgtcttCCGTTActctttgatttctgctttaatttcttcagtgatccatttgttgttcagtagcatgttgtttagtctccacatatttgtgactttcccagcttttttttgtagttgatttctagtttcatagcattatggtgaGAAgtgatgcttgatattatttcagtcttcttaaacttattaaGGCTTGACTtctttcccaacacatggtctatctttgagaatgttccatgtgcacttgagaagaatgtgtattctggagattttggatggagtattctatatagACTAAGCCCATCTGgactagtttttcatttagtcaCCATTTCTTTGATGACTTTCTGTCTTGTTGATcaatccattgatgaaagtgggtgttaaggtcccctagtattattgtattgttgttaatgtctccttttagatCAATTAATtgttgctttgtgtactttggtgctcctgtgttaggtgcatatataagtgttatgtcctttcAGTGGAGcgttccttttattattatatactgcacccctttgtctcttttatcttgaggtctactttgtctgatgtaagtatggcaacccttgatttctttcatttgccattagcttggagtatcatcttccacgccttcactctaagcctgtgtttgtctttagagcagagatgcatttcctggaggcagcatattttggggtcttGTTTCTTAattcatccagccactctgtgtcgtTTGATTAgataattcaatccatttgcatttagagtgattattgatatatcagggcttaatactgccactttatcacttgttttctggttgttctgtatttcccttgtttctcgtcctgCATATctcagactgccaattcagtttggtggctctctaggacagttttctcagttttctctgtatttatcatttgtgtgtctgttctgattttttttctttagtggttaccatgaggtttgtataaaagatctcgtagatgagatagtccattctcTGATAATCTCTTATTCCCTTTTCTAAGCAGGTTTCATACCTTTCCTCTTATCCTTCTAAGTTGTTGTTTTCATAACCTATTtcattttgtgttgtgaatttgtggttaaaatgaagtgattatatttatttttgatgttttcctttcctttatctttaaagttataattaagtgtttttGCTagtctgttctgatagagagctgcaattttctgattttgtcaacctatttatctccttgttcaaggctttgtaaaccctttcttcattctttttcaggtATTGTGGGCTTCTTGACAAATcttggtggggagtgggggggtGTCTTGTGGCAGTGAACtgtcttagcttttgtttatctggaaaattttttatttctccatcatatctgaaggatatttttgctggatataggattcttggctgaaagcatttgtctttcagaatttttaatatatcattccattctttcctagcctgtaaggtttctgctgagaagtccactgacagcctgataagggttcctttgtaggttttctccttccttgctgtccttaatattttttccttttcattgacttttgtcagCTTTACTAATATAAGCCTTGGAGAAGAatcttttacatttatgtaattAGGATTTCTATTGCCTTCagttacatgtaattccagctccttttcctggtttgggaagttctcagctattatttctcttaacaagctctctgctcctttctccctatcTTCTCCACCTGAGATATCTATaatcttatgttgcatttcctaattgagtaggGTAtgtctcagagaatttcttcatttcttttcagtcttagttctctctcctcctccatctgaagcgtTTCTGTACCCCTATCCTCTAGAttgctaattctatcctccataatataagctctgttatttaaggactccagatttttctttacctcacccttgtgtttttcatctccaatatttctgatttttttctttatagtttcaatctcttttgtgaagaattccctctgttcattgattttgttcctgatttcattgaactctttctgaattctcttgtaactcattgagtgtTTTTTGTGATAGCTGTTGTGAATTCTGTggcatttagattgtaaatttttgtgCCAGATTGATTTCtggctgtttgtctttttccttctagtctagagtattaatatatttcttcataccaTTTGATGTAGTCAATTTGTGCTGTCACGTAGTGATATTATTTGATCTCAggttccacctgctgccactgtaGGGGGGAGCTGTATAATCTGAGCCCACCatgatccctgtcagctgtgcctgtccaagcctgggccactccttgggaccacagcaaccctgtggggtctcccaccATATGTGAAAGCAATCACATGGGAGCTCAGGGCTGCTACTGTTtgctcccacagtcccactgAGACACACACCCCTCTTCAGGGCTGCAGGTGTACTATGAGCATTCAAGAGAGCCAGGAGCTCATTTGCCCAGACTCACAGTTATGCCATGACTTGTTCTTAGGTTACAtgagcctttgtgcttggtgggcagggcctccccactgggtctgagCCAGAGCCACTCCCTGGCACCACAGTGGGACTGTAAATGCTTCTACTGgacaagagaaaaatcacagggGGGCTCatggctgctgctgcctgctcccagagTCCTGCTTCCCCCTTCAGTGCTGCAGGGGAACTATAGGCATGTAAGGCAGCTGGGACTTTGTTCACCTGGGCTTGCAGCTCTGCCAACATGTACTCCTAGGTTTCACCAGCCTATGTGCTTAGTGGGGGGGCCTTGCTACTGGGGCCAAGCCTGAGCCATTCCCTGTTAACCTCATGGCCCTGTGGACTCTCCCACTGGATAGGGAAGCGATCATGCAGGGGTTCAGGGCTGTTTTCACCTGTTTATGCAGTCATGCCAAGGTGCAATCCTGCCCTCAGGGCCACAGCAGTGATATGAGTGCTCCAGCTGAGACAGCATTTGCACATGTCTACTGGGAGGCCTGGGGGCCAGAGAGTGCTCACTTATCTCCAACACTTCCCCAAGGGGTAGTCCATGAACCTTAAGATGTATAGCTATGCTGGCCTCTTAGGcatcctgatgtgctgtgtgggtatcctctgctgttcaatgaatgtccatttagttgtagttcaaagagggagagatgaagggaacagctcactctacCATTTGGCTGACATCCATCATGAGgaattttaagatctattct
It encodes:
- the LOC124229383 gene encoding olfactory receptor 9Q2-like, which gives rise to MAGRNYTVVTEFFLIAFTEHPEWGLPLFLVFLSFYLLTLLGNLAMIILIHKDHQLHTPMYFFLSHLSFMDICYSSVIVPQMLAVLLEHGTAISQARCAIQFFLFTFCASLDCYLLAIMAYDRYVAVCRPLLYVTIMTERARLGLVAGAYIAGFSSAFIRTVTAFSLSFCGNNEINFIFCDLPPLLKLSCRDSYTQEVVIIVFAIFVMPACILVILVSYLFIIVSVMQIRTAGGWAKTFSTCASHLTAVALFFGTLIFMYLRDNSGQSSEEDRVVSVLYTVVTPMLNPLIYSLRNKEVKEAVRKALSRSKTSGWP